One window of Chionomys nivalis chromosome 10, mChiNiv1.1, whole genome shotgun sequence genomic DNA carries:
- the Prox2 gene encoding prospero homeobox protein 2 isoform X1, whose amino-acid sequence MDVPPVLLSPQSQTCSHLAETCMEGERSPPTVELGRDSSFLSGQLPSSSLTDSDWFWNEHIQAKRARVETIVRGMCLSPSPLVSGSAPARERSCYPEKVRGRKRKQSLPMHQGPLKSGPVWDQASKKGGTRVKEQLHLLKQQLRHLQEHVLQVAEPRAPAQGPGGTEQRSPTRAKPRNSSLSSSRSMESKPQPSSNKDICGAVKPRMVEIQQQAEEAMLRPSGPRALVETLRKELSRAMSQAVDSVLQQVLLDPPGHLSQQEPSCLGLASEGRSQPSPPGRSAYQPPLAIATLPRRVQPQAGVSLGNSSLATPLDSPMCPASPRAVPKPYQSPLSNCPLTALPSHIWENQILSQLLGRGPDGHWSGSPPRDSSPAQSCASPESAQQPWGLSQQQLPLPFTPVHLENRSLLPSVKMEPGGLRGMADRIPFSSIHIQEGLSPGHLKKAKLMFFFTRYPSSSLLKAYFPDVQFNRCITSQMIKWFSNFREFYYIQMEKYARQAISDGVTNPKMLVVLRDSEIFRVLNTHYNKGNDFEVPDCFLEIATLTLQEFFRAVSTGKDSDPSWKKPIYKIISKLDSDIPEILKSSNYAQELFRS is encoded by the exons ATGGATGTACCTCCTGTTTTGCTTTCTCCTCAGTCCCAGACCTGCTCCCACCTGGCAGAAACCTGCATGGAAGGCGAGAGAAGCCCACCCACAGTAGAGCTGGGCAGAGACTCCTCTTTTCTCAGTGGTCAGCTGCCCAGCTCCAGCCTAACTGACTCAGATTGGTTTTGGAATGAGCACATCCAGGCAAAGAGGGCCAGAGTAGAGACTATTGTCCGCGGCATGTGTCTCTCTCCTAGTCCCTTGGTGTCGGGCAGTGCGCCAGCCAGGGAGCGCTCATGCTATCCAGAAAAAGTCCGGGGGCGGAAAAGAAAGCAGAGCCTTCCGATGCATCAGGGTCCTCTGAAATCAGGTCCTGTCTGGGATCAAGCATCCAAGAAGGGGGGGACCCGGGTAAAAGAGCAGCTCCATCTACTGAAACAACAGCTAAGACATCTCCAGGAGCATGTCCTACAGGTCGCTGAGCCCAGAGCACCTGCGCAGGGCCCAGGAGGAACTGAGCAAAGAAGCCCCACGAGGGCAAAGCCGAGGAACAGCTCCCTGTCTAGCTCCCGGAGCATGGAGAGCAAACCCCAGCCGAGTTCTAACAAGGACATCTGTGGAGCAGTAAAGCCCAGAATGGTTGAGATACAACAGCAGGCAGAGGAGGCCATGCTCCGTCCTTCCGGACCACGGGCTTTAGTGGAGACGCTGAGGAAGGAACTAAGCAGGGCCATGTCCCAGGCTGTGGACTCGGTATTACAACAGGTGCTACTGGATCCACCAGGCCACCTCTCCCAGCAGGAACCCAGCTGCCTGGGGCTAGCATCAGAGGGCAGAAGCCAACCTTCACCTCCAGGGAGGAGTGCCTATCAGCCCCCACTTGCTATTGCCACCCTGCCTAGGAGGGTCCAGCCACAAGCTGGGGTGTCCCTGGGTAATTCATCACTGGCTACGCCTCTAGATTCTCCTATGTGTCCTGCCTCTCCGAGAGCAGTTCCCAAACCGTATCAGAGTCCCCTGTCAAACTGTCCCTTGACAGCTCTGCCTTCCCACATCTGGGAAAACCAGATTCTTAGCCAGCTTCTGGGTCGTGGGCCCGACGGCCATTGGAGTGGCAGCCCTCCCCGGGACTCGTCGCCGGCCCAAAGCTGTGCCTCCCCGGAGTCTGCCCAGCAGCCTTGGGGTTTGAGCCAGCAGCAGCTCCCCCTGCCGTTCACCCCTGTCCACCTGGAAAACCGGTCTCTCCTACCCTCTGTGAAGATGGAGCCTGGTGGGCTGCGGGGCATGGCTGACAGGATTCCTTTCTCGTCCATCCAT ATCCAAGAAGGCCTGAGCCCTGGTCACTTGAAGAAGGCCAAACTCATGTTTTTCTTCACACGGTACCCCAGTTCCAGCCTCCTGAAAGCGTATTTCCCTGATGTCCAG TTCAACCGCTGCATCACCTCCCAGATGATCAAGTGGTTCAGCAACTTCCGTGAGTTTTATTACATCCAAATGGAAAAGTACGCCCGGCAAGCAATCTCAGACGGTGTCACAAACCCCAAAATGCTGGTGGTTCTCCGTGATTCAGAGATTTTTCGAGTTCTCAATACACACTATAACAAGGGAAATGACTTTGAG GTCCCAGACTGCTTCTTGGAAATTGCCACCTTGACATTACAGGAGTTCTTCAGGGCTGTCTCCACAGGGAAAGATTCAGATCCTTCCTGGAAGAAACCcatttacaaaattatttcaaaactgGACAGTGACATCCCAGAGATACTCAAGTCTTCCAACTATGCCCAGGAACTGTTTCGAagttaa
- the Prox2 gene encoding prospero homeobox protein 2 isoform X2, which produces MDVPPVLLSPQSQTCSHLAETCMEGERSPPTVELGRDSSFLSGQLPSSSLTDSDWFWNEHIQAKRARVETIVRGMCLSPSPLVSGSAPARERSCYPEKVRGRKRKQSLPMHQGPLKSGPVWDQASKKGGTRVKEQLHLLKQQLRHLQEHVLQVAEPRAPAQGPGGTEQRSPTRAKPRNSSLSSSRSMESKPQPSSNKDICGAVKPRMVEIQQQAEEAMLRPSGPRALVETLRKELSRAMSQAVDSVLQQFNRCITSQMIKWFSNFREFYYIQMEKYARQAISDGVTNPKMLVVLRDSEIFRVLNTHYNKGNDFEVPDCFLEIATLTLQEFFRAVSTGKDSDPSWKKPIYKIISKLDSDIPEILKSSNYAQELFRS; this is translated from the exons ATGGATGTACCTCCTGTTTTGCTTTCTCCTCAGTCCCAGACCTGCTCCCACCTGGCAGAAACCTGCATGGAAGGCGAGAGAAGCCCACCCACAGTAGAGCTGGGCAGAGACTCCTCTTTTCTCAGTGGTCAGCTGCCCAGCTCCAGCCTAACTGACTCAGATTGGTTTTGGAATGAGCACATCCAGGCAAAGAGGGCCAGAGTAGAGACTATTGTCCGCGGCATGTGTCTCTCTCCTAGTCCCTTGGTGTCGGGCAGTGCGCCAGCCAGGGAGCGCTCATGCTATCCAGAAAAAGTCCGGGGGCGGAAAAGAAAGCAGAGCCTTCCGATGCATCAGGGTCCTCTGAAATCAGGTCCTGTCTGGGATCAAGCATCCAAGAAGGGGGGGACCCGGGTAAAAGAGCAGCTCCATCTACTGAAACAACAGCTAAGACATCTCCAGGAGCATGTCCTACAGGTCGCTGAGCCCAGAGCACCTGCGCAGGGCCCAGGAGGAACTGAGCAAAGAAGCCCCACGAGGGCAAAGCCGAGGAACAGCTCCCTGTCTAGCTCCCGGAGCATGGAGAGCAAACCCCAGCCGAGTTCTAACAAGGACATCTGTGGAGCAGTAAAGCCCAGAATGGTTGAGATACAACAGCAGGCAGAGGAGGCCATGCTCCGTCCTTCCGGACCACGGGCTTTAGTGGAGACGCTGAGGAAGGAACTAAGCAGGGCCATGTCCCAGGCTGTGGACTCGGTATTACAACAG TTCAACCGCTGCATCACCTCCCAGATGATCAAGTGGTTCAGCAACTTCCGTGAGTTTTATTACATCCAAATGGAAAAGTACGCCCGGCAAGCAATCTCAGACGGTGTCACAAACCCCAAAATGCTGGTGGTTCTCCGTGATTCAGAGATTTTTCGAGTTCTCAATACACACTATAACAAGGGAAATGACTTTGAG GTCCCAGACTGCTTCTTGGAAATTGCCACCTTGACATTACAGGAGTTCTTCAGGGCTGTCTCCACAGGGAAAGATTCAGATCCTTCCTGGAAGAAACCcatttacaaaattatttcaaaactgGACAGTGACATCCCAGAGATACTCAAGTCTTCCAACTATGCCCAGGAACTGTTTCGAagttaa